From the Leptospira sp. WS60.C2 genome, one window contains:
- a CDS encoding CHASE2 domain-containing protein, producing MKQNKILFPIFLMVVVPTILTTFISFFRFSTTLDRKLSDGLFHLLPSHHFFSKDIVIIDIDEQSIAKYADHPELGQWPWKRHIYPTLINYTKLITPPRITIIDIMFTERSDYDEALVIANESLGEISHAANFRDGGIVIPRKGIESIQERFKVPLNTHIPFPKFENASFPIGQIGETAPMIHVVNVITDADGILRRFSPFVQWNGFYFPTLAMQAFALGETYETESKDGDLIIQKNGEKRIVPVGKDGLVRAYFYTEEELRNIPRYSAAGIIESLETLNSGEVEDPNSLLVPPKLFKDKIVLIGTSAASTHDDVVTPFGLFPGVIAQAVFASNLIEGHLLRELPEFYGILFTTLVLFVGVLVLFINQWHSLKSLYPIFAISLFLGTFYFLYRMDLVLSTYSFVLGFPISYLLGFAYLTYTEGREKRKFNHILRNLVDPEVVSVALENMESLKQGGEWEITAFFSDVAGFSSISEELSATDLAKLLNEYLSAMTNVLKSNSGTLDKYIGDAIVGIFGAPIQNPNHPKLACKTALEMRKELERLRDGWNQRGEYTPLARSMVFRIGLNCGPAKVGFMGTDSLASYTMMGDTVNLAARLEAAAKDYGVSILVSESIESVCKDEFHFRFLDWIRVKGKEAPVKIYSLEAYQKDVSNEVIEAEREYELGFSEYLKQNWEVAILHFKNVSKFLGKHDITSEMLILRCENLFQSPPPVDWDGVYTRTSK from the coding sequence ATGAAACAAAATAAAATTCTGTTTCCCATTTTTCTAATGGTTGTTGTGCCTACAATTCTCACAACATTCATTTCATTTTTTCGGTTTTCTACTACACTAGATCGCAAGTTATCTGATGGATTGTTTCACTTACTTCCTTCTCACCATTTTTTTTCTAAAGACATCGTTATCATTGACATTGATGAGCAGAGCATTGCCAAATATGCAGACCATCCGGAACTTGGGCAATGGCCTTGGAAGCGGCATATTTATCCAACACTCATCAATTATACAAAATTAATTACACCTCCCAGAATCACAATCATTGATATCATGTTTACAGAACGATCGGATTATGATGAGGCACTTGTCATCGCCAATGAGAGTTTAGGTGAGATTTCCCACGCAGCAAATTTTCGAGATGGAGGAATCGTGATTCCAAGGAAGGGAATCGAATCCATCCAAGAAAGATTCAAAGTTCCTCTGAACACTCACATACCTTTTCCAAAATTTGAAAATGCATCGTTTCCGATTGGCCAAATTGGGGAAACGGCTCCCATGATCCATGTTGTGAATGTCATCACCGATGCTGATGGAATCCTTCGAAGGTTTTCTCCTTTTGTGCAGTGGAATGGATTTTATTTTCCCACTCTTGCCATGCAAGCTTTTGCCTTGGGCGAAACGTATGAAACAGAGTCAAAAGATGGAGATTTGATCATACAAAAAAATGGAGAAAAAAGAATCGTCCCTGTTGGTAAAGATGGGCTCGTTAGAGCTTATTTTTATACGGAAGAAGAATTGCGAAACATTCCACGTTATTCGGCTGCTGGTATCATTGAATCCTTAGAAACCTTAAATTCTGGAGAAGTGGAAGATCCAAATTCATTACTGGTACCACCTAAACTATTTAAGGATAAAATTGTTTTGATCGGAACTTCTGCGGCTTCTACTCATGACGATGTGGTCACACCTTTTGGTTTGTTTCCTGGTGTGATTGCACAAGCTGTGTTTGCCTCTAATCTAATTGAAGGTCATCTCCTAAGAGAGTTGCCTGAATTTTACGGCATTCTATTTACAACCTTGGTATTATTTGTTGGGGTTTTGGTTTTATTTATTAACCAATGGCATAGTTTGAAAAGTCTTTATCCCATTTTTGCTATTTCATTGTTTCTAGGTACATTCTATTTTTTGTATCGAATGGATTTGGTTCTATCGACTTATTCTTTTGTTTTAGGTTTTCCCATATCGTACTTACTTGGATTTGCTTATCTAACATATACGGAAGGCAGAGAAAAACGAAAATTCAATCACATCTTACGAAACTTAGTCGATCCAGAGGTGGTGAGTGTTGCATTAGAAAATATGGAATCATTAAAGCAAGGTGGGGAATGGGAGATCACTGCATTTTTTTCGGATGTAGCTGGCTTTTCTTCGATCAGTGAAGAGTTAAGTGCAACAGACCTTGCGAAACTTTTAAATGAATATCTGTCTGCAATGACAAATGTTCTAAAATCAAATTCTGGTACGCTAGACAAATACATTGGTGATGCCATTGTAGGAATCTTTGGTGCACCGATCCAAAATCCTAATCATCCAAAACTTGCTTGCAAAACAGCGCTTGAAATGCGGAAAGAATTGGAAAGGTTAAGAGATGGTTGGAACCAAAGAGGTGAATACACACCGCTTGCTCGTAGTATGGTTTTTCGTATTGGTCTGAATTGTGGACCTGCTAAAGTGGGATTTATGGGTACGGATAGTTTAGCTTCGTATACAATGATGGGAGATACAGTCAACTTAGCGGCAAGATTAGAAGCGGCGGCAAAAGATTATGGTGTTTCGATTCTTGTTTCCGAGAGCATTGAGTCCGTATGTAAGGATGAATTTCATTTTCGATTTTTGGATTGGATCCGTGTGAAAGGAAAAGAAGCCCCGGTTAAGATCTACAGCTTAGAGGCCTATCAAAAAGATGTTTCCAATGAGGTAATCGAAGCAGAACGAGAATATGAGCTTGGTTTTTCAGAATATTTAAAACAAAACTGGGAAGTAGCAATTCTACATTTTAAGAATGTTTCTAAATTCTTGGGGAAACATGATATCACTAGCGAAATGCTCATCCTAAGATGCGAAAACTTATTTCAAAGCCCGCCACCTGTCGACTGGGATGGAGTCTATACGCGTACATCAAAATAA
- a CDS encoding methyl-accepting chemotaxis protein — MDEVKIKSICWRLTLGLELLTAILAVPTAVLFIIIAGVYSLEKALLVVMGASIALTTSYVIPTIRFIRLKSLLRKTIPKEFEEKGLAEKQDIKLKLLEFPKKNLVYFLLQWTFGIPFAAFLIFLSFTPTVQEYLPFIILPILIYPVLGVSHFFLTELIIAEVLVTTHLKDLVLPEEKIPRVGIYARIFYTMLAVFTMTLTALGYLLLAEVTGFVQLQNTEITLVLMAIFISINIFVLTSLFVKTMKFNTIQMVNRYKALASGDLRESVPIISTDELGHGSISLNSFITSIRNITSIVIEESDKVKADAKVIATQTQGLAQAMMEQASSSEEMSAGVEEMSASIRSTAFGAKKQNEITKNANELVLSMESSIFSIHDLMRSTERETKQMEEETKLGRQALESTLIAMSDIEASVDHTSNVIQVIGEISDKIGLLSLNASIEAARAGDAGRGFAVVASEISKLGEQTLSNTKRILEAVSKASSSTKSGRVAVSNTEKTFTQIGKSVETTIELIKQSSEMTKKQLELVKNVKESFEKLTISSIEIEQNTNEQASTSEELAKSIATITEGTEYLNQFVNDIDKLCAALSGKATNLRNTVDFFKI; from the coding sequence ATGGACGAAGTCAAAATCAAATCAATCTGCTGGAGATTGACACTTGGACTTGAATTGTTAACCGCTATACTCGCTGTACCAACTGCAGTTTTATTCATTATCATTGCTGGCGTATATTCCCTAGAGAAAGCACTGTTAGTCGTCATGGGAGCTTCCATTGCCCTAACTACATCGTATGTCATTCCAACGATTCGTTTCATCCGTCTTAAATCATTACTGAGAAAAACCATTCCGAAAGAGTTCGAAGAGAAAGGTTTGGCAGAAAAACAAGATATCAAACTAAAACTTTTAGAATTTCCTAAGAAAAACTTGGTATATTTTTTGTTACAATGGACGTTTGGAATTCCCTTTGCCGCATTTTTGATTTTTTTATCGTTCACGCCGACCGTTCAAGAATATTTACCCTTCATCATTTTGCCAATCTTGATCTATCCCGTATTAGGTGTTTCTCATTTTTTTCTCACTGAACTCATTATCGCCGAGGTATTAGTCACAACGCATTTAAAGGATTTAGTCCTTCCGGAAGAAAAAATCCCAAGGGTAGGGATTTACGCTCGGATTTTTTATACTATGCTCGCTGTGTTTACCATGACTCTTACCGCACTTGGTTATCTTTTACTCGCCGAAGTGACAGGGTTTGTCCAACTTCAAAATACAGAAATCACTCTCGTTCTCATGGCAATTTTTATTTCTATCAACATTTTTGTGCTTACGTCTCTTTTTGTAAAAACTATGAAATTTAATACGATTCAGATGGTAAATCGTTACAAAGCATTAGCAAGTGGAGATTTACGGGAATCTGTTCCTATCATTTCAACAGACGAGCTAGGGCATGGATCCATTTCTCTCAATTCATTTATCACAAGCATTCGCAATATCACAAGCATTGTGATTGAAGAATCAGATAAAGTGAAGGCAGACGCGAAGGTGATTGCCACTCAAACGCAAGGGTTAGCACAAGCGATGATGGAACAGGCTTCTTCTTCTGAGGAGATGTCTGCAGGTGTAGAAGAAATGTCGGCAAGCATTCGTTCGACGGCCTTCGGTGCAAAAAAACAAAACGAAATTACAAAGAATGCCAATGAACTAGTATTGAGTATGGAGTCCTCTATCTTTTCCATTCATGATTTGATGCGTTCTACGGAAAGGGAAACTAAACAAATGGAAGAGGAGACGAAACTAGGTCGGCAGGCTCTGGAATCTACACTCATCGCTATGTCAGACATCGAAGCAAGTGTAGATCATACCTCTAATGTCATCCAAGTCATTGGAGAAATTTCCGATAAGATTGGTCTTTTGTCTTTAAATGCATCGATTGAAGCAGCAAGAGCAGGAGATGCTGGTCGAGGATTCGCAGTTGTAGCAAGTGAGATTTCGAAATTGGGTGAACAAACTCTTTCGAATACAAAACGTATTTTAGAAGCTGTTTCGAAAGCCTCTTCTTCCACCAAATCAGGAAGAGTGGCTGTTTCTAATACGGAAAAAACATTCACACAAATCGGAAAGTCGGTGGAGACAACAATTGAACTCATCAAACAGTCGAGTGAAATGACTAAGAAACAATTGGAATTAGTAAAAAATGTAAAAGAAAGTTTTGAGAAATTGACTATATCATCCATCGAGATTGAACAAAATACAAATGAGCAAGCAAGCACCTCGGAAGAACTTGCAAAGAGCATCGCCACGATAACAGAAGGAACGGAATACTTGAACCAGTTTGTAAATGATATTGATAAACTCTGCGCCGCCTTATCTGGAAAGGCAACGAACCTACGAAACACAGTCGATTTTTTTAAGATTTAA
- a CDS encoding transposase, giving the protein MKSLTLLNALYPKSCNCSKPNLVFLKVKNRPSMARCSNCHKQVSITANTPFQGYQSNLAYISYIIWDMVNQYPKVMTSKEISRKLNLSYRTSYYLKKRIQIIFSQLNDKLRKELFEELKNTENTDQKPIAVADSVVLFSASLKANKYRSRRYKTGTASIYLSNNLQGRQVGCLVHTIGINHGMTFYKSIPLNNQHYLENDLNEKIPKNVTLYTDEGYTFLWDRPNHKMVNHSKKSKDPRYNLSRDRWVTREGVSNNGAESRNNILKQSFRSYGYISPRWSQLYLNELSFLSNLKFKPELRNLLSLGDDAFVLEVNRSDAQENLTNNVEKYLYRPLSLEERNQESKSSLINKINFEKFQRLSKGLKDAITVNNQFWNQNYIENHKRRKESKYNLVARKLWVLLELKKWTSLDDLVKISGYSRLEVLFILKKWLTVGLINMSKTNERYMDTYKIYKKTNDLFYLLYSETKTQVKANWNNFNKKIFKNKSYRSNRKYGS; this is encoded by the coding sequence ATGAAGTCCTTAACACTTCTTAACGCTCTTTATCCTAAGTCCTGTAACTGCTCTAAGCCTAATCTAGTTTTCCTTAAAGTTAAGAACCGTCCCTCAATGGCTAGGTGTTCTAACTGTCATAAACAAGTATCCATTACCGCCAATACCCCATTCCAAGGATACCAGTCTAACCTTGCCTATATATCCTACATTATTTGGGATATGGTGAATCAATACCCTAAGGTTATGACTTCTAAAGAAATTTCTCGTAAGTTAAATCTTTCTTACCGTACATCCTATTACTTAAAGAAGAGAATCCAAATTATATTCTCACAGCTAAATGATAAACTAAGAAAGGAGCTATTTGAGGAGCTTAAAAACACTGAAAATACTGATCAAAAGCCTATTGCTGTAGCTGATAGTGTAGTTCTGTTTTCTGCCTCATTAAAAGCAAATAAGTACCGAAGCAGGCGATACAAAACGGGAACGGCTTCCATATATCTCTCTAATAATCTCCAGGGTCGCCAAGTTGGGTGTTTGGTTCATACTATTGGCATCAATCACGGAATGACGTTCTACAAATCAATACCATTAAATAATCAGCATTACCTAGAAAATGATCTTAACGAGAAGATACCTAAGAATGTGACCCTGTATACAGATGAAGGTTATACGTTTCTTTGGGACAGACCTAATCATAAAATGGTGAATCACTCTAAAAAATCAAAAGATCCTAGGTATAACCTAAGTCGTGATAGGTGGGTGACTAGGGAAGGCGTCTCCAATAATGGAGCAGAATCTAGGAATAACATCCTAAAGCAGTCTTTCCGAAGCTATGGGTATATATCTCCACGCTGGAGTCAACTTTACCTAAATGAGCTAAGCTTCTTATCTAACCTTAAGTTCAAACCTGAGTTGAGGAATCTTCTGAGTTTGGGAGATGATGCTTTTGTGTTAGAGGTAAACAGGAGCGATGCTCAAGAAAATCTAACGAATAACGTAGAAAAATACCTTTATAGACCCCTTTCATTGGAAGAACGTAATCAGGAATCCAAATCTTCTCTCATAAATAAGATAAATTTTGAGAAATTCCAGAGGCTTTCGAAAGGGTTAAAAGATGCTATTACTGTTAATAATCAGTTCTGGAATCAAAATTACATAGAAAACCATAAGCGGCGAAAAGAATCTAAATATAATTTGGTAGCTAGAAAGCTTTGGGTTTTATTAGAGCTAAAAAAATGGACTTCATTAGATGATTTGGTAAAAATTTCAGGTTACTCAAGGCTAGAAGTTCTCTTCATTCTTAAAAAGTGGCTTACTGTTGGTTTAATTAATATGTCAAAAACGAACGAACGATATATGGATACCTATAAAATTTATAAGAAAACTAATGATCTATTCTATCTTCTTTATTCTGAAACTAAAACACAAGTCAAAGCAAATTGGAATAATTTTAATAAGAAAATATTCAAAAACAAGTCTTATCGGAGTAACAGGAAATATGGTAGCTAA
- a CDS encoding HNH endonuclease translates to MVAKQDFRFNISDFRDILKQQGGKCFLTGRELTGVNCDADLIIPLSQGGKVEKENVCLILDSIRELKRYHSLEEIVAIAKDIVNLHGKRF, encoded by the coding sequence ATGGTAGCTAAACAAGATTTTAGATTTAACATCTCGGATTTCAGAGATATTTTAAAACAGCAAGGAGGAAAATGTTTTTTAACGGGTAGGGAATTAACGGGAGTCAACTGCGATGCGGATTTGATAATACCATTGTCTCAAGGTGGAAAAGTTGAGAAAGAGAATGTTTGTCTTATACTGGATTCCATTAGGGAACTTAAGAGATACCATTCTTTAGAGGAGATAGTAGCAATTGCTAAGGATATAGTTAATCTTCATGGAAAAAGATTTTAA
- a CDS encoding MBL fold metallo-hydrolase: MNTDGSAIEKDLILSPSIENGILPDVKGLYTSENRILGVILSHPHMDHYGLMNFIDFSIPIFMGEDSYQILKASNIFLSKENQIDQLLSHVTTFDPKETFTIGDFKITPIPIDHSAYGAYCILIEVGGKRIFYSGDFRGHGATKYTFENLINNPPKNIDYLLMEGTSIRETKKVEFETEKSVFLELKRILAETKKIAFVMQAGSNITRLIQLYKACLSNRKTLVIDLYQYHLLKELQKLNPNLPPFDGDRTIRVYFHKNQVRKLKNHDESLLEEYRNLQIGIHEIIKSEQRMVLRVSQHIFEEIASQFNSQNISLKNSNYIFSMWHGYIKQQKNFEEFVDKHKLILVNVHTSGHAYLKDLQRFVKALEPGNLVPIHTLDREKFKNLFASPIKIL, encoded by the coding sequence ATGAATACAGACGGATCAGCGATAGAAAAGGATTTGATCTTATCACCATCTATAGAAAACGGTATTTTACCTGATGTAAAAGGTTTATACACCTCAGAGAATCGTATTCTAGGAGTTATTTTATCCCACCCACATATGGATCACTACGGTCTTATGAATTTCATAGACTTTTCCATTCCAATCTTTATGGGTGAAGACTCCTATCAAATTCTTAAAGCTAGTAACATATTCCTGTCAAAGGAAAATCAAATAGATCAATTGCTTTCTCATGTAACAACTTTTGATCCTAAAGAAACCTTTACTATTGGAGATTTTAAGATTACACCCATCCCGATTGATCACTCTGCTTATGGTGCATATTGTATATTGATAGAAGTTGGCGGTAAGAGAATATTCTATTCTGGAGATTTTCGTGGGCATGGTGCTACAAAATATACATTTGAAAACCTAATCAATAATCCTCCGAAGAATATAGACTACTTGCTAATGGAAGGAACTTCAATCAGGGAAACTAAAAAAGTTGAATTTGAAACTGAAAAAAGTGTCTTCTTAGAATTGAAACGAATTCTAGCAGAAACAAAGAAAATCGCATTTGTGATGCAAGCTGGAAGCAATATCACAAGATTGATTCAGCTTTATAAAGCCTGCCTATCTAACAGAAAAACTTTGGTCATTGACTTATATCAATATCATTTATTAAAGGAGTTACAAAAACTAAATCCAAACCTACCGCCTTTCGACGGAGATAGAACAATTCGTGTTTACTTTCACAAAAACCAAGTTAGAAAGTTAAAAAATCATGATGAATCACTTTTGGAAGAATATCGAAATTTACAAATTGGAATTCATGAAATCATAAAAAGTGAACAGAGAATGGTTCTCAGGGTATCCCAACATATTTTCGAAGAAATAGCGTCACAATTCAATTCGCAAAATATATCTTTAAAAAATTCTAATTATATATTTTCTATGTGGCACGGTTACATAAAACAGCAAAAAAATTTCGAAGAATTCGTTGACAAACATAAGTTAATACTTGTTAATGTTCACACTAGTGGACATGCTTACTTGAAGGATTTACAAAGATTTGTGAAGGCGTTAGAACCTGGGAATTTGGTTCCAATTCATACTCTAGATAGAGAAAAATTTAAAAATTTATTTGCTTCTCCAATAAAAATACTTTGA
- a CDS encoding agmatine deiminase family protein, with amino-acid sequence MILDIDTNTLFFSKLLLKNHIADWNRIQNKLKHKFHLLENTNDVWIRDFMPIQVSLNHFFCFQYSPSYLKNHMELISDQRKICESLDIDTIYSSIRLDGGNIVKGNQKVIVTDRIFSENPDRKPLDLIKEIESILQVEVLVFPAEKDDFLGHSDGLVRFLDDKTILINQLSVYPTEYRKNLETAIHKYQLEILEIPFARTKDKVSAVGYYINFLEFQDTIYLPIFQNMEKSNEEAIEILSSLYQDREIVPILLTSIAQDGGLLNCISWSCKTANAKTKEGSWV; translated from the coding sequence ATGATTTTAGATATAGATACCAATACGCTGTTTTTTTCAAAATTATTATTAAAAAACCACATTGCGGATTGGAATCGAATTCAAAATAAATTAAAACATAAATTCCATTTATTGGAAAATACAAATGATGTTTGGATACGAGATTTTATGCCAATCCAAGTTAGTCTAAATCACTTTTTTTGTTTTCAATACTCCCCTTCTTATTTAAAGAATCATATGGAATTGATATCTGATCAGAGGAAAATCTGTGAATCTCTCGATATAGATACTATTTACTCGTCCATTCGGCTTGATGGAGGGAATATAGTCAAAGGGAATCAAAAGGTTATCGTAACTGACCGTATATTCTCTGAAAATCCAGATAGAAAACCTTTGGATCTTATCAAGGAAATAGAATCCATATTACAAGTAGAAGTGTTGGTATTCCCAGCTGAGAAAGATGACTTTTTAGGTCACTCAGATGGTTTAGTTCGATTTTTAGATGATAAAACAATTTTAATCAACCAATTGTCTGTTTATCCGACTGAATATCGGAAGAATCTAGAAACTGCGATTCACAAATATCAATTGGAAATCCTTGAAATACCTTTCGCTAGAACTAAGGACAAAGTATCAGCCGTAGGATACTATATCAATTTTCTCGAATTCCAAGATACAATTTACCTTCCCATCTTTCAAAATATGGAGAAATCCAATGAGGAAGCAATCGAGATACTAAGTAGTTTATATCAAGATCGAGAAATTGTACCCATCCTATTAACGTCTATAGCCCAAGATGGAGGATTATTAAATTGTATCTCCTGGTCTTGTAAAACTGCAAATGCAAAAACGAAAGAAGGTTCTTGGGTATGA